The following nucleotide sequence is from Glycine max cultivar Williams 82 chromosome 9, Glycine_max_v4.0, whole genome shotgun sequence.
AACATTCCACTGATTTGGATGAGTTTCATGTTTTCGTCATTAAAAGGCATTTTAgtgaatgaaaaagagaaagatgtAGATAAATTATCGTTGACTTTGATTCTcaatttatatcataaattaattttaacttttcaaaacttcaaatgaAAAATCTCTGATAACACAATTCCTTTTTTATTACTTGAACCGACAACCCGTGTAATTGGATTAATTTACCTGTATTACTcttatgtgtaataaatttgACTTGATCAACACGAAAgtaaatttctttcattcaatacAGACcgaacttttatatatttaaataattttttttaataaaataacagctcataattataattttaacaatacatttttaattaaaaaaacaaaacaaatccaAAGATGCATTAAGTGATAAGTGTTTCAATTAGACTATTGTGTGTTAAacgaaaatatattattttttctgagtaagaaaacattcagttaaaatattaattttgtataaatatacaaaataaaaccGAGTTGCTACGTAACTGTGAAGAGAAGGATTGAAAGTGATTGAGCGTAGGAGCGTGCGAGTGtgaggtaaagaaaaaaagagtgtaTTTTCGTTTTGACTCTTTCTATCAGGCATTATATCAAACACCTATCCGATCGCTTCATTTGTCAGTATATTCTGACAAAATCCCAGTCCACTGCGCCGAATCTCGTGAGTGCCCACTTCTGTCTCTTCCTCTCTCTTTACAATTTTCTCACCTTCAACCTTAATTCCACTCCCACTTGTTGCCATTTGATGAATGCTATGCTATGGGTAGGTTTAGCCACTCCTAGTTTGTTACATTATATGGAAACATGATATCACATTTCAGGTGTGTGTGTAAAGTTGTTtataatctatctctttcaagacaGTTTAATGGAAATGTGTTGATGTAATTGTGACATGCtctttgcaatattttttttttacctctgtTAATGATACTAGGAGTTTGTTGGGAAtttcccatctttcttgacCCTGATGGAATGTAATAGATACAGTTCCTGGTGCCAAGGAAATAGGGACATGACAAGCACCTTGCCTTGTGTAAATCTTGTATTGGTTCTTACCAGTGAGTGATATCTTGTTTGACAAGAGACCTAGCTAGTGGTGTTggcatctgagagttgaggcCTTTATAGTCTTAAATGATGTCCAGTCATATGTATAGCTTCTAGGATCCTTGTTGCTTATTGACTATGACTTaggtttctttaattttttcctcCAACAGTAAGCTGTGTTTCTCTGAAATTTATTTTACCATGTATTTACGTTTTGTCTGATGGGCCATACGATTTAGTTTTGTACAATGCTTATACTGTCAGTGTGTGTTTGAGTGAGGTtctgtaaaattgattttgaagtgaagTGCTTTATGCTGAGTTATAgtaaaattcattattattttttttatctaatacaAGAGTTACCTAACGTTGCTTTGACTTAATCAATTTTTGAGGCAGAATCAATTTCTTAACATAAAACCAAACATGTGAACATTTAACTAAAGTTACATTTGCTGATATTTCATTGTAAACTTTGGATGTTTCAACGTGAATCTAAACACACACTTGTACACTTCAGAGTTTTCTCAGTTGTGAGGAAGTATTAGCTTACTGTTTTGAGTGAGAGAAAGGGGGAAAAGTCTTTTATTATCCTTACTTTCACAGATACACTCTTTGATGACACCTCTTCTATGTTCTGAAACTAACACCTTGGATAACTTTGAAGTAGTGCCTGGATCATTTGCTGACTTGAATATGCAAAGCATAAGGAAATCTATCTTGACTCGTGTGAATTTGAGGAGATCAACCGAAAGATGGTTTTTGGCTGGGGATGAGGGTGCTCATAAGCAATTGAGATGTTGGTGCTCTTCAACAGCTGTCAGCTCTGATCAAATACTGGACCGAGTGATTGCACTGGCCaagaaatatgataaaattgatgGCTCAAAGGTATATTAAATTAATGGTTAATAGAGACTTACCATTCTATGTAGCTATATATAGTGCTGGAATCCATTTCTCTGTTTTTACTATTCATGtttgcaaacataaaaaatattgctGACAGCTGGATTACTCTTACAGTTCTACTTGACCTGCCCATTTTGTAGGTCACTGAAACAGCTGATTTTCAAAAAGACTTGAACCTGGACAGTTTGGACCGAGTGGAACTCATTATGGCCCTTGAAGAAGAATTTTCTATTGAAATCCCTGATGAGAAGGCTGATAAGCTTGCTTGCTGTGCTGATATTGCAAAATACATAGCAGAGGTTGATCAGAAAAACCTGGAAAAGCCCTGACTTCTCAGTTTTGTTTATGGGATGTACATTCCATTTTTTGTGGCTGTGCTACATGGATCTCTCTTAAGTCAGCTTAGTTGCATTATGCATATTAGTTGATCGACAGTTTGCTTCGTTCGGGTAGTTATTGGTAGAATGCATAAGAACCCCATGATTTACATGTTGAGTTTTAGATCTGTTGAAATGCACTGATTCactcaataaaataattgtgaattttgtttttaatcgaCAAATggtagtttgttagtttttgtgaAATCCTATTCTTACACACGAGGCGTGTAGTCGCTTATCCTTTACTCAGTTCTTGCCTCAATGTTGAATGCTGAAACGTTATGTCTCCTGCACTGTAATTGCGAATGTCATTCCCAAAGGATAGAAGCCTAAGTCCCTTATGTATCTAGACATGAGCATCCAAGCACCATGATCCCTTTGGACTCCAAAGAATTTTCACTCTGCATATCTTTTCCAAGTTGGGAATTGCATGAAGGCGTGAAGGGAGGTCGACAATGAAACCTCCAAATTCGTCAGTAACTGCGTTTGCTACCATTTATTTGCCTTTCCTCCTCTCGGCAGCATGACTGCGGCACTTGACAGCAACTGAAACTCCTGTCTGAATATTAGAATTAACCAAATTTGCAGGCAAAGAAATTTCAAGTGGTTTGGTTTCATGATGAccataataaaaattcattaattttgacTGCAGTCAAAatggatttcagaaaaatataaaagtttgatttttgtttggCAAAACTGATTTTTTCTTAGAATCTCGCTTGAACTTAAagtaacaaaaagtaatttttgtgttgaattaaaaattcttccttaagttttataatgaacttGCTTTCAAGATAAAATCATACAAACATAAATCATTtcagcttaaaattaattttaaccgaaattaattacatttaaatttaatttatcagcACTCATCCAAATACACAAAAATCGCCCATTCAATATCTACGTTGCATGGAATTGGCATCAAATTTGTTAATGGTGTGTCTGGAGCTAGGTGGAAGCTATTATACCTCAATCGTGCTATTCAGGACACCTACATTGGTCGTCAACTTGAATGATATAAGAGTGCATGTGTTTTGCTGCTTCATTATGATATAAACCTCGTTTactattataatattatgtgtGGTAgttcatatattatttgttcTCGGCAAACGTGTAGGGATAAGAAGAATGTTCAATGCAAATTCTTTCACGCA
It contains:
- the LOC100305704 gene encoding acyl carrier protein 3, mitochondrial-like isoform X2 is translated as MVPGSFADLNMQSIRKSILTRVNLRRSTERWFLAGDEGAHKQLRCWCSSTAVSSDQILDRVIALAKKYDKIDGSKVTETADFQKDLNLDSLDRVELIMALEEEFSIEIPDEKADKLACCADIAKYIAEVDQKNLEKP
- the LOC100305704 gene encoding acyl carrier protein 3, mitochondrial-like isoform X1 is translated as MVVPGSFADLNMQSIRKSILTRVNLRRSTERWFLAGDEGAHKQLRCWCSSTAVSSDQILDRVIALAKKYDKIDGSKVTETADFQKDLNLDSLDRVELIMALEEEFSIEIPDEKADKLACCADIAKYIAEVDQKNLEKP
- the LOC100305704 gene encoding Acyl carrier protein 3, mitochondrial-like (The RefSeq protein has 1 substitution compared to this genomic sequence), which codes for MTPLLCSETNTLDNFEVVPGSFADLNMQSIRKSILTRVNLRRSTERWFLAGDEGAHKQLRCWCSSTAVSSDQILDRVIALAKKYDKIDGSKVTETADFQKDLSLDSLDRVELIMALEEEFSIEIPDEKADKLACCADIAKYIAEVDQKNLEKP
- the LOC100305704 gene encoding acyl carrier protein 3, mitochondrial-like isoform X3, which gives rise to MQSIRKSILTRVNLRRSTERWFLAGDEGAHKQLRCWCSSTAVSSDQILDRVIALAKKYDKIDGSKVTETADFQKDLNLDSLDRVELIMALEEEFSIEIPDEKADKLACCADIAKYIAEVDQKNLEKP